The genomic interval CTGTTGGTCTGCACAATCTCTCTCATTTCTGGGCTTATTTAATTATAATACATCGTAAAATAAAGCCACGCTGAGGGAGGTACTAGAACATACCCTCTTGGAGATGTGTGAGTCCATCATAAAGTTGTGAACATGTTTCTCAGCTCTGGACAACTCCAGTTTCCTGGCAACGACGGCCACCACCAGGACTGTGCAGCCAGCTCCCTACAACACAACCAGACACGTTTATTGGGTTTTCAGTGAGAACTTTGTGGAAGAGGAAACTATCTACTTGCTGTCTCACCATTATCCCGGTGAGGAGACAGATGCTTCGACCACAGTAGGTGTGAGGCACCACGTCTCCGTAGCCGATGGACAGGAAGGTGACAGAGACCATCCACAAGGCCTCCATGTAGTTGCTGCTCAGGTCCCTGTAGTTGTGGTGTCTGTAGGAATTAAAAACATATGAAATTGTTATATTTTCatgcagcttttattttgtctttttctggcCTTAAATTATGCTTTAGTGAACTTGCTGTAGCTGAATGTGACGCAGGAATGAACCAAACATTGTTTTTATCTGCTCTACTTTCACATTactggtgtttttttccctcctaaTTTACTTTGCATTTTGTATTATACCGTATTACCCCCCGAAAAACTCAAACTATCAACAGCTGTGATGTTTGGTTTTGTCGAGGGGCATTCAGCCAGTACAGAAATATTACATTAGTGTGCAAATGTAATTTGAAGTGTTTTTGGATGAAGTATAAAATGTAAATGCCTTGAGCACTTTGAACACTACGGATCCAGCAGTTATTACATTATCACTTACCTCTCACAAACATGCAAACCCCACGCTGCCACaatccacagagacacactgaaAATCATCAGCACAGTCCCGGGGTAGGTGGTCATTAGCGTTTTCCCCACAAACCGGGTGTTGAATCGTATCTAAAGATCACAAACGGGATGCATTTGCGTCACGATTTTGACGGACTATTTAGGATAGCATCTGTCAGATTAGGGTTATATAATACAGAAGAGATGAGGGATAAGAAAACTTGTTCTCAGTCTGGCTTGGTACATGGATAGTAGGTTTGGCAATGCGGTGGGGAAACAAAGGTCATTTTAATCACTCTTAAATAGCATTTATAAGGAAAGGGATTAGCCGGGTGCATATATTATCAAGCAAAGGAGAGCCAGCGGGGGACGTAACTAACATGTGAAACCACTGGGATTAATGGGGACAAAACTGTAACAGTCACACCTCAATTGTCACACCTTTACAGACCCCTCGGCCCACCTAGACATAAGACATAAACAGATGTGCATGAAATGTTCATGGAGGAAGCCCAGTCAAAATCACTTCCCAGAATACAAACTTTCCCATGAATCACTTCCTTTAGCAGGTTTCtcagtttttaaaatatatcaaaattGACACTGCAAGTcctctttcatttaaaaaacgtaCGATGGCGGTTCCGTGAGGCCCGCGGGAGACGTCCTCACCTTGTTGAGCGCTCCGATGCTGCGAGACGCGGTGTCGGTGAGGAGGCGGCTGTGCAGGATCATGGCGCGGCCCAGCAGGTAGAGCCTGAGGAACATGGGCAGGGCCAGGACGATCTCCAGCTCCGTCTCCGACAGCATCAGGCGATTCGCCGAGTGTTGGAAGGTCTCCTGGAAGTACGCCATCAGGCCCACTGGGTATGGATGAATGGCGGCCGTTGCCAGCTCCAGGCACACCAGGGCCAAACGATCAGTTGTCATGGCAATCCGCCAATCCTCTGCACCAATGTCGTGAACGTAGAGCTTCCAGAGAGATGGGCAGAGGGCATTACAGTGAAAATGAGCATCCAAGGTATGTCTGGAGGTCACAAGATGTACACTGTGACACATTTTACTGTGTTTTAGTCTCAGAAGAGGCAAAGTATTGATTCCAGTGATgtcacaaaatatcagacacaatgagaaggaaaaaaaaggttaaccGTGACCTGTGATATAATAAACTTTACAAGGCTACCAGACCAAAGGGTTGATAACTTCAGTGCCTCTCGCTTAGTAGATGAACATAACGACTACAGAATGATCCCTGATTGCATAATTATGAGAAGATGTTACCTGGATCTCACAGCAGTGGTAGGCGATGATGAGGCCCAGCAGGATGATGGTGGAAAAGCTGATGATGGACTTGAGTGCGAGGGAGTAGACCGAGCTCTGTGGGCAACAAATACACAGCATTATGGTCACGCTCATAACGGTTTGGCATTACAAAGCTCATTCTATGAAATAACATCAGAGATTCCATGCAACGTTTGGATAATCCATGTGCATGATGTAATGACCACGATCTTATTTCCCTACTGACTAaactaattatatttattttaaagtgctGCACACATCCAGACAAATGTACAATTTGACAGTTAACAGTTTCCTTTGCAGACAAAGAAAGTGAGATGTGTGATATGTTATTAATCTAAATTCCAATTAGGCAGAACAGCTCTGATAAAAACTAATTATCTAGCGGAGTCTTTTTTAGTGATTACTGATGCATTTCGATTTTTTTCCCCTTGACTCTCGCAAAACGTTACGTTTGTCGAAGGATTTCACAGAGCTCTCGGTGTGGCCTTCCCGTCTTTCTGACCTTGCTGTAGACGCTCCAGGAGAGCTCCGTCTCCATCACCATCAACAACATCCCGAATATCCCCACTGCCAAGGCGCAGTCATTCAGCCGCTGCCTCCTCAGAAACAGAGCCCTCCTGTGGACCAGCCGCCAGCCGATGCTGTGGGTCTTCCAGTACGAGTCGGCTTTGCCGTCCTCGCTGTGTTTCGGGCTGTTCTGGGAGTCGCTGTCGGGGCTCGGCCCGGGGCCCTCCGCTCCTGGCAGAAGGCCCCGAGCCCCCGTCGGGTCCTGGCGATGCTGGAACGTCTCGCTTTGCGGCTGGAAGTCGTCCTCTTTGCTGGTGATGATGATCTCCGGTAGACTCTGCCGGTCGTGCATCTCCAAAGAAACACTGCCCGACTTGCGGCGCCCTCTGACCTCACCATCCTTGACGTTTGCGTGTGACCTGAAGGGGCCCTTGCAGGGTGCCCGGCGGGCGGGCGCGGGGACGTCAGTGAAGGAGGTGACCTTCTCCTGGGGTTTGAGAGCTGCTGCGTTCTTGGCTTTGCACCTGTGATTACACTCCTTGTGTGGCGGATTTTGTCCCCTGCCCCCCGGCCTTTGCTCACACTTCTTCTCCTTGTCCCCCCTCCTGGTGGAGCGGGGCGAAGGTGTGACATAAAGGTGGCCGTTGTATAACGGCGTGGTGGCCATGGCCTGCGTTCTGTCCAGCCACACGGTGTGATCAGCCGCTGGCGGGCCCATGCGGTGTATCCCGCACTGCGGAGGGCAGGTCTGAGGCGGGAGAGCCATCCTCGGCGGGAGGAGGGGCCGCTGGTCCTCCACATCGTCTCCATCCACCACCGTCAAGTTCATAGAGGGCGAATGCTCCATGGCGAGAGAGCCTCCAGGTGGAAATTCCCCAGATCTCTTTTAGAGGTCCGATCGGAGAGAGGACGCCAGGGAGAATGAGGACAAGTTTATTTGCGAGGTTTAATGGATAAGAACAAAACTACAGCTACAGGAAGAATGCAGTGATTAACAGCTGCGTCTTACTTGTTTGATTTTCTGATGCAGTTTTATAATCTTAAGTGTattagtttgtattttttttgtttgtataattctaaaaagcaacaaaattttaatacattttcacaaaTGTCTGTTTTATACATATTATTCAAGATTTAGTGACCAACTTGACTGGACTGTGAGTGGAAAGTTATATTTCCTTGGAACACTGCTTATACTTACCTTCTCAAATCAGGTTTTCCAGAAttgtgaagaagaaaagaaaaaaaggttccaCCTATTGTTTATTCTGAAGGTCACATCTGCCTGAGTGACAATGAGATCTTTAGCAAAGCAAACTCTACACTTTCATTCAGAGGTGGCAATTGAAACTTCAAGCTGCAGCTCTGACAAACCCGGTGCCATCAAATCAAAATATTCCCGACGTCCCGGTTCTGCATGTGAAAAACTTCCCAGCAATCCGCTAGCTGCCTCTGCATCACGGAGCCCCTCCCATAGATTCCAGCTGAGGTCATTAACTTATTCTGCATACGACGCCTCACGCGCTGCGGACCCAAAGAAATCCTTAGTGTTTCCCGTGATGTATTCGCATGTTTGGCTTCGTGCGGTTGTCTTCCATCAGCGCGTCTTCCTTACAGCTGGAGGGGCTTAATGACTGCAAAGAATCTAAGTTGCAGATGTTGCATTGAGCAAGGGCATAGAATGAGTcatctgtctgtttgtttatcGGGGATTGGCAGatttcctcctccctgtgtgtgtgtgtgtgtgtgtgtgtgtgtgtgtgtgtgtgtgtgtgtgtgtgtgtgtgtgtgtgtggtttggaggggtgggggctcGGGGTCAAACATTGGTGTCCTAGTGTCAAAACTGGAAATCATTCTGGAAAGAAGTGCTATTATATCACTTTCTACTTTTAATTTCTGCAATTGCAAGTGGGTTACACaaactttgtcttttttatttgtttcattaaataaatctaATCTTCAGAAGAGAATACACTTCCTCAAATCAATCCAGCAGATTAGTATTGCAGATTAATCAAGTGGGACAGAGATCTGATACTTATGGGcttatgaaatattaaatatgtcCCTCCTTAAGCGAACAATATTCACAGAGCGGGCTCTAGCATTAAGCATTAAAGTCATAACAATGACATTCAGCATTCTTTATTTATCTAAATCCTCGTGACAGATGGGTCTACAGATAACACAGGCCGCTCCAAATGGAAGGACCTCAGGGGCAAAGTGGTGGGCGGAGCCCATACGGATAGTAGCAGGATAACGGAAGGCATTATCTAATCTGAAGACTACATGTATTTAAAGGAGGGGGGTATTAACGTGAAGATGTGGGAGAGGAAAAAACACGCTAGTAGGCTGATCAGACAGTCTGACGTCCCTCCAGATGTAAAATAGATTAATTATGCTAAAACTGTTCTGCTCTGAGACTTAGCCAGATGCCGAGGtctcaatttctttttttgtttttgacgtTCTTTGGGCAGGATTCTCCAAACTGTCATCACTACAAACCCCTTGAGGACGGTCTCTGGTAAATACGGAGCATGTCACATCCTTGCAGAGAAATAGACCCTAAAATACGACTGTTTCGTCTGATGAAGCAAAACTCACCCTGCCGCGGTGAAAAACACTACAAACTGTCTTAAATTAGGTTGTCCTTTTAATGATAACATGCTGAAAGGATTTATGCACAATTGCATGGCTTTTAATTAATGCGAGCTTCCAGCCATGTGCTTGTAAATCCGGCGCTCCGCGTGCTGGTGGCTGTGCATGTCGCCTCTCCTCGCCTCCGTGGCCGACAGCCAGGAGGTTTTCAATTAGTTTCCTCCATTGCAAAATCACTTTTGGCACCCAAAAAGTTCAATTAAACCGGGATGATTTGAGTCCACTAATTGCTGTGGCCGGTGCGCGGCAAATCTGCTTTGCTCTAAATCTTAAGTGTGTGTCAGTTTCATCCTGCGGTCCGGATATTAATCAGTCTGAACTGTTGgtcaaaagataaaaaatgtcCCATCAGGATGCAAACAGCAGTAAGAAACGATTGTGCTTTAAAGGTCACATGTCACGATTAGGTTTAGTAATAGTGAAAGTAATAGTTTGACATGTTGGGAAAGGTCCTTATTTACCAGGTTGGATAAGAAAATGTGTTGCACTCTTATATGTCTcgtataaaaaaaattaagcaaCATAATAATATAAAGTAGTAGCAATTTAGAAATGATACACACATATAACTGATAATAAATGTGCAAATTTtgtccatttcatttttatatttgaagtGGTTATCTGGTTTTATTAATTATACAGCCAACTGGATTCACAGTGTTTGCAGTGTAGAATTATAGAAAAACCAACAGCAATTTCTGTTGAACAGCTAAACTCAAATTTGCACCTGACCAAAAGATTCTGGCACATAATTCACCATAAAACCACAACATGTCATTTTTACACTTAATATTAAACAATGGATACACATCATGTTAATTGCCAGGTTTAACAATTGTTTCAGAGCCAAGCTAGCAGTTTCcccctgtttccagtctttatgctaagctacgctaattGTCTCATTGCTGCAGCTTCTATAGTGTTTGACCCGAGAAGACGATGTGGACTAAAAAGGGACAATGCATCTGGTTCGACCTCGTCGACAATGATGCAGAAGTACAAAGCTAATTGGGTGGAGAACAGTTCAATGTTTTCCCAATTTCTCCACGGCTTGTTTGGCGCACAAAGACATGGACGTTGTCTATTAGAAAACAACCTCATCTACTCAACTCCATTCAAAAATGAAAAGGCCACTCCGACTAAACCAGACGTCACAGGCGAGTGGATGCATGTGCTGGTTTTGTCGATAATACCCTATTAAGTGGAGGGGACGTGTCAGCGTAGGAGAGGCCCTAATCCAATCAGCGGAGTAATTAAAATCACACAGCACAGCAGCCGCGATGGCTGATGGCAGCAATGTCGGGGACGGCATCGAGCATTTAGAACAGTGAGGGATGAGCTGTAGCTGCAGGTTAGAGTGATGGCCTTTGCCGCTGCCGCGCAATGAGAATCCCAAAAGCAAGAGAGCACAGAGAGCGGCGGCGTGCTATCATGATGTTCACAAGCCTCGTTCCCTTCTCCCAGCTCCCATCATCATTAGGAGTATTCTATCCCAACTGGTCTCTTCGCGGCATTGGATCCGGTTCTCGTCTCATTGAGCCGGGATTCGTCCTCGTTAATCTACACCATCACCTCCCTGTTTGTGTGCCAGTGAGCTCCGGCCAGCATGCAGATGGAGCACAAACCACCAGATGTCACCCACGCCTCGGTGCCTTCAATCAGCAGTTTTATGAAGCCTaatgaattttgtttttttggcagaGTGTCATACTTGGCGCATAACAGCACAaggagcttttcttttcttcttcctttcacAGGATGAACTCCAAGTCATTTTTGTGCACACGTTTAAGCAGCAATACCGCCGGGATGCTGCAGCAACAGGGTTCTCCTCCTCTGACGATACATCGCTAATGCACACTGTGTGTCCAGATTCCACGCTTGATGCGGTTTCCTCCCCTCCAACCTGTGACTTAGCCATCCTTCTTTTCGCCTCCGAGGGCCACTCTCCATCCTGCGAGCGCAGCCGAGCGTGAATCTGCAGCTGGGGAGCGCTCCGGATGTGCGACAGGCTGCCTATGGAAAGGGGTAATTCCGAAGGGCAGTGGAAGTAATAGGGTAATCTATTATACAGTCCaactctttcttcctcctcccccctcctcccctccctcgctcttcCAGTCTTTTGGTTTCTCGCTGCCTCTGCCCTTGCATCAGCATTTCGTGGGGACAAATGAGAAGTAGAGTTTAACTATGCACATTCCCGAGGCCTCCTGCAGAGGCCAGCACTTTGGCAATTAAACAGGAGTCCACGGCCCCTATGATTCAAAGCTCAACCCCCCACTGAGTGGAAGCAGCTCACCCACAGACAACGCACAGTTCTGCTGTAGCAGCGCGTGACCGTGACCACTGTGGTGTGTTACCATGTGTGTAACCGGCTGCCGTACATGCGTGACGTATGTTGTACCACACCACACATGTTGAGCAGACATAAATTAGAAGGGAATGAAATACGTGGGATTTTAAAGATGGTTACTATTCTCCTTTTCGCGTTTTTTGTGCTCAGTTTTTGCACAAACAACGGGAGCTCTTTTTTCCAAGAGCTACTTCACCTCGTCCCCCTCTTTTAATCAATTCTCCGTCGCTGTTTACGACGCTCTGTACGGTCTTTCTATTGTCTTGAAGAAGGTCAACTCATGGCGACGGACCAATTAAaagctctccctcctccttcacctcctgctcCATCTTCAACCCCATTCACTGACATTTTTCTCCCTCGTGCTCTCCATTTTAGTCGCACCTCCCAGAGGGATAAGGAGACAGAGAGCCCACAGCCaccgtctcttcctcctcctcctcctcctcctccccctccccacccccctctcctcctcctccctctctcagctcCCCTCTCTCCCAGCACACGCTCGCACTCCTTCTCTCTGATGCCGACTGGATGCAGACCGGGGGATCTCCAGCAGCTTCCTTAGTCGgtcttccctcccctcctcctcctcctcctcctcctcctcttcctccttcaacATTCGGCGCTTCTCCACCActgcctcctctcttctcctgctcctcactGCCAAGATGTGGCGCTCGGtggctctgctgctctctggattCTCTGCTTTGATTCACGGTGAGGCTGATCGACTCTCTCCATTCATCATGTATTCGGGGGGATCAGAAAATTTCAGCAGCAGCACTTTAGTCTCAAAGTGGGATTTTAAAGGGGGATTCGGGCATTGGAGTTGGTTGTGTTGGAGTAAGAATTCAAAGTAGAGGAGAAAAGACCCCAAGGGAGGAAAAGTGAAGGCTCATTTGGTGCCTTTCTTGTTTACATCTCCAGGATTTTTTGACAATGTATCCCCGTTTTGCTGGACGCACATGCTGATTGACCTGGACCCCGCTGTGGGAGACGTTTAAACGGGCAGATTGACAGAAACAGCGTGTAAAAAAAATCTGAGCAGTCGTAACATTTCATTGGTTTCTTACCTCGTTGCACGAGCCTCGTTTCGTTTAAATCTCGGCGCATGGCAGGAgattttacatacattttaccGATTCTTACAGAAGGCAGGCTACAGTCGTACTGGACATATAGATCTGCCTTGCTTCTCCGGTTGTGTTGAGGACGCGTTACTGCAGCCGAGATGACGGGGCTCCAAGAGAGagaagtgaaaataaaagctGACGGTTGACCTTTCCCCACAGGCAGAAGTACCAGCTGCgaaatgctttttcttcttctttgttttcaagAGGAGGTTTCGTACCAGAAAGTCCACCACTGAAAAGAAAAGACCGTCAGACAATAATGATAAACACTGAATTTTAAAGACACTACATTTAAGGAAAGGGCTTCTAACGAAACCATCTTTCACGCATGAACATTTTGCCTCGGCCACCGGGATTTAAACCCGTTATGTTCTTAGCAGCAAAGCACCTTAAACCCTGACATTCTCCACAAAAAGGCTTCAAAgtcagaaacaaaagaaatcttCCACATTGTTCATcaacgtctcacacacacagtgtgttcgGCATCCGGCTTAGCACTGGTTGAATCTCTGTGACAGCAGCCATTTTCTAATGTCTGTACTGTTGCACCGACTGGAGAAACC from Gasterosteus aculeatus chromosome 10, fGasAcu3.hap1.1, whole genome shotgun sequence carries:
- the LOC120826582 gene encoding small conductance calcium-activated potassium channel protein 2 isoform X2, with protein sequence MEHSPSMNLTVVDGDDVEDQRPLLPPRMALPPQTCPPQCGIHRMGPPAADHTVWLDRTQAMATTPLYNGHLYVTPSPRSTRRGDKEKKCEQRPGGRGQNPPHKECNHRCKAKNAAALKPQEKVTSFTDVPAPARRAPCKGPFRSHANVKDGEVRGRRKSGSVSLEMHDRQSLPEIIITSKEDDFQPQSETFQHRQDPTGARGLLPGAEGPGPSPDSDSQNSPKHSEDGKADSYWKTHSIGWRLVHRRALFLRRQRLNDCALAVGIFGMLLMVMETELSWSVYSKSSVYSLALKSIISFSTIILLGLIIAYHCCEIQLYVHDIGAEDWRIAMTTDRLALVCLELATAAIHPYPVGLMAYFQETFQHSANRLMLSETELEIVLALPMFLRLYLLGRAMILHSRLLTDTASRSIGALNKIRFNTRFVGKTLMTTYPGTVLMIFSVSLWIVAAWGLHVCERHHNYRDLSSNYMEALWMVSVTFLSIGYGDVVPHTYCGRSICLLTGIMGAGCTVLVVAVVARKLELSRAEKHVHNFMMDSHISKRIKIAAANVVRETWLIYKHTKLSRERDHSRVRMHQRKLLLAIHQLRQVKIEKRILADQGNSLVDLCKMQNQMSDVLSEVQGCRGELDSHIHSLEKHVEELREGFRSLMPLLSNTLSTQNSSIRHLLRERESKTESAGASVDR
- the LOC120826582 gene encoding small conductance calcium-activated potassium channel protein 2 isoform X1; the protein is MEHSPSMNLTVVDGDDVEDQRPLLPPRMALPPQTCPPQCGIHRMGPPAADHTVWLDRTQAMATTPLYNGHLYVTPSPRSTRRGDKEKKCEQRPGGRGQNPPHKECNHRCKAKNAAALKPQEKVTSFTDVPAPARRAPCKGPFRSHANVKDGEVRGRRKSGSVSLEMHDRQSLPEIIITSKEDDFQPQSETFQHRQDPTGARGLLPGAEGPGPSPDSDSQNSPKHSEDGKADSYWKTHSIGWRLVHRRALFLRRQRLNDCALAVGIFGMLLMVMETELSWSVYSKSSVYSLALKSIISFSTIILLGLIIAYHCCEIQLYVHDIGAEDWRIAMTTDRLALVCLELATAAIHPYPVGLMAYFQETFQHSANRLMLSETELEIVLALPMFLRLYLLGRAMILHSRLLTDTASRSIGALNKVGRGVCKGVTIEIRFNTRFVGKTLMTTYPGTVLMIFSVSLWIVAAWGLHVCERHHNYRDLSSNYMEALWMVSVTFLSIGYGDVVPHTYCGRSICLLTGIMGAGCTVLVVAVVARKLELSRAEKHVHNFMMDSHISKRIKIAAANVVRETWLIYKHTKLSRERDHSRVRMHQRKLLLAIHQLRQVKIEKRILADQGNSLVDLCKMQNQMSDVLSEVQGCRGELDSHIHSLEKHVEELREGFRSLMPLLSNTLSTQNSSIRHLLRERESKTESAGASVDR